One window from the genome of Kaistella carnis encodes:
- the ubiE gene encoding bifunctional demethylmenaquinone methyltransferase/2-methoxy-6-polyprenyl-1,4-benzoquinol methylase UbiE: MFDNIAPKYDLLNHVLSMKIDVLWRNTLVKWMSADQPKLVLDVATGTGDLAIAVQKGTGAKMVGLDLSQQMLNVGIEKIKKINLTDQIEMIKGDAENLPFESNKFDAVSVAFGVRNFENLDKGLAELKRVVKENKSVYILEFSKVEGVLAPFYMFYFKNVLPQIGKLVSKDTRAYTYLPDSVNAFPYGEKMKQILLNVGFRTVEYKKLSLGIATIYKATK; the protein is encoded by the coding sequence ATGTTCGACAACATTGCGCCGAAATATGATTTATTGAATCATGTTCTCTCAATGAAAATTGATGTTCTCTGGAGAAACACTTTGGTGAAATGGATGAGTGCTGACCAACCGAAATTAGTTTTGGATGTCGCCACCGGAACCGGAGATTTAGCAATTGCGGTTCAAAAAGGAACGGGTGCGAAAATGGTTGGTTTAGATCTCTCTCAACAAATGTTGAATGTGGGTATCGAAAAAATCAAGAAGATTAACTTAACCGATCAAATCGAAATGATCAAAGGCGATGCGGAAAATCTTCCTTTTGAAAGCAATAAATTTGATGCGGTTTCCGTTGCATTTGGAGTGCGTAATTTTGAAAACTTAGATAAAGGGCTAGCAGAACTGAAAAGGGTAGTAAAAGAAAATAAAAGCGTTTATATTCTGGAGTTTTCTAAAGTTGAAGGGGTTTTAGCGCCTTTTTACATGTTCTATTTTAAAAATGTCTTACCTCAGATTGGCAAGTTGGTTTCAAAAGATACGCGCGCTTACACCTACCTTCCGGATTCTGTGAATGCTTTTCCGTATGGAGAAAAAATGAAACAAATTCTTCTGAACGTTGGATTTAGAACGGTAGAATATAAAAAATTGAGTTTAGGTATCGCAACCATTTATAAGGCAACAAAATAA
- a CDS encoding YceI family protein, with amino-acid sequence MKKSFLLAAFASLVLTSCTKDKPVVNETTEVTTNNNGAVYELDTLNSRIEWKGYKILKSDQTSHFGTINFESGDLTVHEGMLESGKFIVDMNSLTSVDLKDDAEQLGKLNGHLKSGDFFETDKFPTASYEITKVSKNDSGDYNTLLDGNLTIKGITKPMQFNANVSVKDGVASIATEPKDISREAFNVKFQMPVANGVIKDDVNLQIIIKANEKK; translated from the coding sequence ATTAAAAAATCTTTTCTTTTAGCCGCATTTGCGTCATTGGTTTTAACTTCTTGTACGAAAGATAAACCAGTCGTAAATGAAACTACTGAAGTAACCACCAATAACAATGGAGCAGTTTATGAACTTGATACATTGAACAGTAGAATTGAATGGAAAGGTTATAAAATATTGAAATCTGATCAAACCAGCCATTTCGGTACCATCAATTTTGAAAGCGGCGATTTAACCGTACATGAAGGAATGCTTGAAAGTGGTAAATTTATTGTTGATATGAATTCTTTAACATCTGTTGATCTAAAAGATGACGCAGAACAGTTAGGAAAACTGAACGGTCATTTGAAAAGTGGAGACTTCTTCGAAACCGATAAATTCCCAACTGCATCTTACGAAATTACGAAGGTTTCTAAAAATGATTCCGGAGACTATAATACTTTGCTTGATGGTAATTTGACAATTAAAGGAATTACAAAACCAATGCAGTTTAATGCAAATGTTTCTGTAAAAGATGGCGTGGCGAGTATTGCAACAGAGCCGAAAGACATCAGCAGAGAAGCATTCAACGTGAAATTCCAAATGCCGGTAGCGAATGGAGTTATTAAAGATGATGTAAATCTTCAGATTATTATTAAAGCCAACGAAAAGAAATAA
- a CDS encoding cell division protein ZapA, protein MDVRRITITIAGRSYPLNVPSAEEETLRRVGKQIEAMIKDFEQNFDVRDKQDALAMCALKLGTNAEVAQITNDKNIKDSTERLKIINQTLEALEK, encoded by the coding sequence ATGGACGTGAGAAGAATTACCATCACCATTGCGGGAAGAAGTTATCCGCTGAATGTGCCCTCTGCAGAAGAAGAAACACTGCGGCGCGTAGGGAAACAGATTGAAGCCATGATTAAAGATTTTGAACAGAATTTTGATGTTAGAGATAAACAAGATGCATTAGCAATGTGCGCCCTGAAATTGGGAACCAATGCTGAGGTAGCCCAAATCACTAACGATAAAAATATAAAAGATTCCACGGAGCGGTTGAAAATAATCAATCAAACCCTGGAAGCGTTGGAAAAGTAG
- a CDS encoding ABC transporter ATP-binding protein — translation MLLEIKNLFFSHRPDQPLFQNFNLKIEEGKIIALAGESGCGKSTLLNLIYGLLEWEKGEILFNGKSILGPVKNLVPGEDDMKLVAQNYDLMPYATVSENVGKFISNINLQEKKHKVEELLEVVGLLEFKDTLPKYLSGGQQQRVAIARALSVLPKLLLLDEPFSNLDFSRKIELRERLFKYVREKNISLIISTHEIQEVMPWLDQIIVLEGGRLIQNDNAEETYKTPYNQYVARLFGEVNVFTDEEKVALNVSKNFWYPHEIRITENGRDAEVLESRFAGSHFWNKLSIKGKNLISYTPEKIKGTVKINL, via the coding sequence ATGCTTTTAGAAATCAAGAATTTATTTTTTTCACATCGGCCAGATCAGCCTCTTTTTCAAAACTTTAATCTGAAAATTGAAGAAGGAAAAATTATAGCGTTGGCAGGAGAAAGTGGTTGTGGAAAATCAACCCTTTTAAATTTAATTTATGGACTTCTCGAGTGGGAAAAAGGGGAAATTCTCTTCAATGGAAAATCCATTTTAGGACCTGTAAAAAATTTAGTTCCGGGCGAAGACGATATGAAACTGGTGGCACAGAATTACGATTTGATGCCTTACGCTACCGTTTCTGAAAATGTAGGAAAATTTATTTCCAACATCAATTTACAGGAGAAAAAGCATAAAGTTGAAGAATTGCTGGAAGTAGTAGGTTTACTCGAATTTAAAGATACTTTGCCAAAATACCTGAGTGGCGGTCAGCAGCAACGTGTAGCTATTGCAAGAGCACTTTCGGTATTGCCAAAACTTCTGTTGCTTGATGAACCTTTTAGTAATTTAGATTTCTCCCGCAAAATTGAATTGCGGGAAAGACTTTTTAAATACGTTCGGGAAAAAAATATTTCCTTAATTATTTCTACACACGAGATTCAGGAAGTAATGCCTTGGCTGGATCAGATCATTGTTTTAGAAGGAGGTCGCTTAATTCAGAATGACAATGCAGAAGAAACGTACAAAACCCCCTACAATCAATACGTTGCCAGACTTTTTGGAGAGGTAAATGTGTTCACCGACGAGGAAAAAGTTGCCTTAAATGTGAGCAAAAACTTTTGGTATCCTCACGAAATCCGAATCACAGAGAACGGAAGAGACGCTGAAGTTTTAGAAAGTCGTTTTGCCGGAAGCCATTTCTGGAATAAACTTTCAATAAAGGGGAAAAATCTAATTTCCTATACCCCGGAAAAGATTAAAGGTACTGTAAAAATTAATTTATAA
- a CDS encoding GNAT family N-acetyltransferase produces the protein MAEFIKVTESDISFVQQLAQKSWNAAYKNILSQAQIEYMLDQMYSTKEISRHLNSENYHYYMIKEEDQVTGFIGFEFHYEPATTKLHRIYLLEDFIGKGLGKKALSFLKEEVADSSDKRIILNVNKDNPAKAVYESQGFSVFEEKVFDIGNGFVMDDYLMEFRF, from the coding sequence ATGGCAGAATTTATAAAAGTGACGGAAAGCGATATTTCCTTTGTCCAACAGTTAGCACAGAAATCCTGGAACGCAGCGTATAAAAATATTCTCAGCCAAGCCCAAATTGAGTACATGCTGGATCAAATGTATTCAACTAAAGAGATTTCCCGCCATCTTAATAGTGAAAATTATCATTATTATATGATTAAAGAGGAGGATCAGGTGACAGGATTTATTGGTTTTGAATTTCATTACGAACCGGCAACAACAAAGTTGCACCGCATATACCTCCTAGAAGATTTTATAGGAAAAGGCTTGGGCAAAAAAGCGCTTTCATTTTTAAAAGAAGAGGTAGCCGATTCAAGTGATAAACGAATTATTTTGAACGTGAATAAAGATAATCCCGCAAAAGCAGTCTACGAATCACAAGGTTTCAGTGTTTTTGAAGAGAAAGTATTCGACATTGGAAACGGCTTTGTCATGGACGATTATTTAATGGAATTTAGATTTTAA
- the alaS gene encoding alanine--tRNA ligase: MTSQNIRQQFLDYFKEKGHQIVPSAPIVLKDDPTLMFSNSGMTQFKDYFLGYKEPKSSRIADTQKCLRVSGKHNDLDDVGRDTYHHTMFEMLGNWSFGDYFKKEAIQFAWELLTEVYKIPKENLYVTIFEGDASENLERDQEAFDFWKANISEDRIINGNKKDNFWEMGESGPCGPCSEIHVDLRTDEEKAAVSGLDLVNNDHPQVVEIWNLVFMQFNRKADGSLEKLPKKHVDTGMGFERLCMALQGKKSNYDTDVFTPLIAKVEELSGKKYTGILEDEKDIAIRVVVDHIRAVAFAIADGQLPSNGGAGYVIRRILRRGISYAYRFLGMKEAFLYELVAILKADMGEFFPELVKQEKLVTEVIREEEVSFLKTIEHGLKRIDLIINETISKGQKTLPGADVFELYDTYGFPADLSRIIAEEKQLTVDEAGFEEEMNKQKQRSKKSSAQKVYDWVVLEGKAESFVGYDQTETETYITRYRKVENKDGEFYQIVLSKSPFYPEGGGQVGDKGILIPSYAEGFDISNPSISTITDCSEIIEVLETRKENNLIVSLIKEMPKDAGAVFYAKVNESERKNTQANHSVTHLLHEALREVLGTHVEQKGSFVGPNYLRFDFSHFSKMDEEQLKIVEEKVNAKIKENIALQEFREIPITEAMEKGAMALFGEKYGDKVRMIQFGSSKELCGGTHVKHTGEIGHFKIQNESSTAAGIRRIEAISGDQSAAYFRNLETQLKEISSLLKSKDLVKSVEKLIEENTSLKSEIESLKKEKAKSETSNWANDFVQKDDKKLLVKKVSLDAGSVKDIVFQLKKDIESSVIVIISDANGKPMITVGVSADLESKYHAGNIVKDLAKEIQGGGGGNPGFATAGGKNFKGIENAYQKALSL; this comes from the coding sequence ATGACTTCACAAAACATACGCCAACAATTTCTTGATTATTTTAAAGAAAAAGGCCACCAAATTGTTCCATCTGCACCCATTGTTTTAAAAGATGACCCGACCTTGATGTTTTCTAACTCCGGAATGACGCAGTTTAAGGATTATTTTTTAGGGTATAAGGAACCGAAATCTTCCAGAATTGCTGATACGCAAAAATGTTTACGGGTTTCGGGGAAACATAACGATTTAGACGATGTTGGACGCGATACTTACCATCATACCATGTTTGAGATGTTGGGAAACTGGTCGTTCGGCGATTATTTTAAAAAAGAAGCAATTCAGTTTGCGTGGGAGTTGTTGACTGAAGTTTACAAAATTCCAAAAGAAAATCTTTACGTGACTATTTTTGAAGGTGATGCATCTGAAAATTTAGAACGTGATCAGGAAGCATTTGATTTTTGGAAAGCCAATATTTCCGAAGACCGAATTATCAATGGAAACAAAAAAGATAATTTCTGGGAAATGGGGGAGAGTGGCCCTTGTGGCCCTTGTTCTGAAATTCATGTTGATTTAAGAACAGATGAAGAAAAAGCCGCAGTTTCAGGCTTAGATTTAGTCAATAACGATCATCCGCAAGTGGTTGAGATCTGGAATCTTGTATTCATGCAATTCAACAGAAAAGCCGACGGAAGTTTAGAGAAACTACCTAAAAAACACGTGGATACCGGAATGGGTTTTGAGCGTCTGTGTATGGCTTTACAAGGAAAAAAATCAAATTATGATACCGATGTTTTTACGCCTTTAATTGCAAAAGTGGAAGAACTTTCAGGTAAAAAATATACCGGAATTTTAGAAGACGAAAAAGATATTGCAATTCGCGTTGTGGTAGATCATATCCGTGCAGTGGCTTTTGCGATTGCCGATGGACAGTTGCCTTCCAACGGAGGTGCGGGATATGTGATCCGCAGAATTTTACGTCGTGGAATTTCGTACGCTTACCGATTTTTAGGAATGAAAGAAGCCTTCCTTTATGAATTGGTAGCAATATTAAAAGCTGATATGGGCGAATTTTTCCCAGAGTTGGTTAAACAGGAAAAACTGGTTACGGAGGTGATTCGGGAAGAGGAAGTTTCTTTCTTAAAAACCATTGAACACGGTTTGAAAAGAATTGATTTAATTATTAACGAAACAATTTCTAAAGGTCAAAAAACGCTTCCTGGTGCAGATGTTTTTGAATTGTATGATACGTACGGTTTCCCCGCAGATTTATCCAGAATTATCGCTGAAGAGAAACAATTAACGGTCGATGAAGCAGGTTTTGAAGAGGAAATGAACAAGCAGAAACAGCGTTCAAAAAAATCATCAGCGCAGAAAGTTTATGACTGGGTTGTTTTAGAAGGAAAAGCAGAATCTTTCGTAGGTTACGACCAAACCGAAACCGAAACTTATATTACGCGTTACCGAAAAGTTGAAAATAAAGACGGCGAATTTTATCAGATCGTATTGTCGAAATCGCCTTTCTATCCGGAAGGTGGTGGACAAGTTGGCGACAAAGGAATTTTAATCCCAAGCTATGCGGAAGGTTTTGATATTTCAAATCCAAGCATTTCTACAATTACCGACTGTTCAGAAATCATCGAAGTTCTGGAAACCCGAAAAGAAAATAATCTGATCGTTTCTTTAATTAAAGAAATGCCGAAAGATGCCGGTGCAGTTTTCTATGCTAAAGTAAATGAGTCGGAAAGAAAAAATACGCAGGCAAATCACTCAGTAACACACTTGTTACACGAGGCATTGCGTGAAGTTTTAGGAACACACGTTGAGCAAAAAGGTTCCTTCGTTGGACCGAATTATTTGCGTTTCGATTTCTCTCATTTTTCTAAAATGGATGAAGAACAATTGAAAATCGTAGAAGAAAAAGTTAATGCGAAAATCAAAGAAAATATTGCATTACAAGAATTCCGTGAAATTCCAATTACCGAAGCGATGGAAAAAGGCGCAATGGCTTTGTTCGGTGAAAAATACGGCGATAAAGTTCGAATGATCCAGTTCGGTTCTTCTAAAGAATTGTGTGGTGGAACGCATGTGAAACATACGGGAGAAATCGGTCATTTTAAAATTCAGAACGAAAGTTCAACGGCGGCAGGAATCCGTAGAATTGAAGCGATTTCGGGGGATCAGTCTGCGGCATATTTTAGAAATTTAGAAACCCAGCTAAAAGAAATTTCTTCTTTATTAAAGTCGAAAGATTTAGTAAAATCAGTTGAGAAATTGATTGAAGAAAACACTTCTTTAAAATCTGAAATCGAATCTTTGAAAAAAGAAAAAGCAAAATCAGAAACTTCAAACTGGGCAAATGATTTCGTTCAAAAAGATGATAAAAAATTATTGGTGAAGAAAGTTTCTCTGGATGCCGGAAGCGTGAAAGATATCGTGTTCCAGTTGAAGAAAGATATTGAGAGTTCCGTAATCGTAATCATTTCTGATGCGAATGGAAAACCAATGATAACCGTTGGCGTTTCTGCGGATTTAGAATCAAAATACCACGCGGGAAATATCGTTAAAGATTTAGCGAAAGAAATCCAAGGCGGCGGTGGTGGAAATCCTGGCTTTGCAACTGCAGGTGGGAAAAATTTTAAAGGCATCGAAAATGCTTATCAAAAAGCACTTTCACTTTAA
- the msrA gene encoding peptide-methionine (S)-S-oxide reductase MsrA, protein MENNKKRMKNILTLMAFIFGVGIFAATSFSCSKAKLKSEVENKKEEINMEGKNIKEIYFAGGCFWGTEHLFQLVRGVVATEVGYANGKIKNPTYEQVISHTTGFAEAVKVQYDADEVDLPLLIDLYFKSIDPTTIDRQGNDVGDNYRSGIYTTDPTAEAIVKTEVAKLAKHYSKPVVVETIPLKNFYKAEDYHQDYLDKNPGGYCHIPLSVFEEAKRANPLPAAK, encoded by the coding sequence ATGGAAAATAATAAAAAAAGAATGAAAAATATTTTAACACTCATGGCATTTATTTTTGGAGTAGGAATTTTTGCTGCAACAAGTTTTTCGTGCTCCAAGGCTAAATTAAAATCGGAAGTAGAAAATAAAAAAGAAGAAATTAATATGGAAGGTAAAAACATTAAAGAAATCTATTTTGCTGGTGGATGTTTCTGGGGAACCGAGCATTTATTTCAGCTCGTAAGAGGCGTGGTTGCCACGGAAGTTGGATATGCAAATGGAAAAATAAAAAACCCAACTTATGAACAGGTTATCAGTCACACGACTGGTTTTGCGGAGGCTGTGAAAGTACAGTATGATGCAGATGAAGTAGATCTACCTTTGTTGATCGACCTTTATTTTAAATCCATTGATCCGACCACCATAGACCGACAGGGAAATGATGTGGGAGATAATTACAGAAGTGGAATTTACACGACCGATCCCACCGCTGAAGCGATTGTAAAAACTGAGGTTGCAAAATTGGCGAAGCATTATAGTAAACCTGTGGTTGTAGAAACGATTCCTTTGAAAAATTTCTATAAGGCAGAAGATTATCACCAGGATTATTTAGATAAAAATCCGGGTGGATATTGCCACATTCCGCTTTCCGTTTTTGAAGAAGCGAAAAGAGCAAACCCGCTGCCAGCAGCGAAGTAA
- a CDS encoding zinc ribbon domain-containing protein YjdM, which produces MSDTIICPKCQSEFTYEQDGKMVCSQCFHEWIPGETAEEDKILDANGNELQDGDTVVVVKDLPVKGAPKPVKAGTKVKNIRLRPDSDHNIDCKIDGFGSMALKSEFVKKA; this is translated from the coding sequence ATGAGCGATACAATAATTTGCCCAAAATGCCAGTCAGAATTTACGTATGAGCAAGATGGCAAAATGGTATGTTCTCAATGTTTCCATGAATGGATTCCCGGAGAAACGGCCGAAGAAGACAAGATTTTAGATGCCAACGGAAATGAATTACAAGACGGCGATACCGTAGTTGTCGTAAAAGATTTGCCCGTAAAAGGCGCGCCAAAACCTGTAAAAGCTGGCACAAAAGTAAAAAACATCAGACTTCGCCCAGACAGTGACCATAATATTGACTGCAAAATTGATGGATTTGGCTCTATGGCGCTGAAATCTGAATTTGTCAAAAAAGCATAG
- a CDS encoding metallophosphoesterase produces the protein MQKNILIITGIFFALEFYIYQAFKTVTNNHWLRIAYWAITLIAYLFFIYEILNFKRTDRDHHRVQLVASLFLIFFLPKLFIIFFLLIEDLYRGIRFLFQSFGGGENYLPERRQFLSFIGIGSAAMLSAFFIDGIIFGKYRHSVRKVKIKIKNLPASFKGYRIIQISDVHSGSFFHPEKLQKAINLINEQKADLILFTGDMVNNYAHEFEPFVPLFSSIQSRDGKLSILGNHDYGDYGEWKSAEEKAENVPHLIQLQARAGFQMLRNEHRIIEKNGEKLYILGVENWGEKPFPQYGDLDKAAAGVPPEAAKILMSHDPTHFDRIVKKHPSNVQLTLSGHTHGMQFGIDLKNVRWSPVQYRYPKWADLYESEGKSLYVNRGFGVIGYPGRVGIEPEITLFELS, from the coding sequence ATGCAGAAAAACATTTTAATCATCACCGGCATTTTTTTCGCCCTCGAATTTTATATTTACCAGGCTTTTAAAACAGTTACCAACAATCACTGGTTACGTATTGCTTACTGGGCTATTACCCTTATCGCCTATCTCTTTTTCATTTATGAAATCCTGAATTTTAAGAGAACAGATCGTGATCATCATCGCGTACAGCTGGTGGCATCTCTTTTTTTAATTTTCTTTCTTCCTAAGCTCTTCATCATCTTTTTTTTGTTGATTGAGGATTTGTACAGAGGAATTCGATTTCTCTTTCAAAGTTTTGGCGGGGGCGAAAACTACCTTCCCGAGCGGCGACAATTTTTAAGTTTTATAGGAATTGGGAGTGCGGCAATGCTCTCTGCTTTTTTTATCGACGGCATAATTTTTGGGAAATATAGACACTCGGTAAGAAAAGTAAAAATTAAAATTAAAAATTTGCCGGCCAGTTTTAAAGGGTATAGAATTATACAGATCTCCGATGTGCATTCCGGCAGTTTCTTTCATCCGGAAAAATTACAAAAAGCCATTAATCTCATTAATGAGCAGAAAGCGGACCTCATCCTTTTTACGGGAGATATGGTGAATAATTATGCGCATGAATTCGAACCTTTTGTGCCCTTATTTTCAAGCATTCAATCCAGAGACGGTAAACTTTCTATTCTTGGAAATCATGATTACGGGGATTACGGCGAATGGAAATCAGCGGAAGAAAAAGCTGAAAATGTCCCTCACCTCATTCAATTACAGGCAAGAGCAGGTTTCCAAATGTTGCGTAATGAACATCGAATCATTGAGAAAAATGGCGAAAAACTATACATTTTAGGCGTTGAAAATTGGGGCGAAAAACCTTTTCCGCAATATGGGGACTTAGATAAAGCCGCAGCGGGTGTTCCCCCTGAAGCTGCAAAAATCCTGATGAGTCATGATCCCACCCACTTCGATAGAATTGTTAAAAAGCACCCATCGAACGTTCAACTGACTCTTTCCGGCCATACACACGGAATGCAATTTGGCATTGATCTAAAAAATGTTCGGTGGTCTCCCGTGCAGTATCGTTATCCAAAATGGGCAGATTTGTATGAAAGTGAAGGCAAATCGCTTTACGTAAACCGAGGCTTTGGCGTCATCGGTTATCCCGGAAGAGTGGGAATTGAACCAGAAATTACTTTATTCGAATTAAGCTAA
- the porT gene encoding type IX secretion/gliding motility protein PorT/SprT, producing the protein MWKLFLKINLVAAFCFATVAEAQLFRTKDRMDNLEGFDNQKFSYGFYLAANNFDYKLVLDPKFGMNGQKSLVQPKAFYSFGAGLIGKFRLNDNFDLRIEPGLQFVEREIYFDTQSNDQFAAGTPANLPFTPRELTEADKLRTIKSTYVDIPLLIEVHGDRWYNSRPYAAAGINYMMNLQSNNKSEDDNEQGIFRTTASNFAWSAEVGIQFYFSRFKLTPGFRGTFMINNETVADNATTPPYWTSAISSAKSRAFMFVLKFE; encoded by the coding sequence ATGTGGAAACTTTTTTTGAAAATAAATTTGGTGGCAGCCTTTTGTTTTGCTACCGTTGCTGAAGCTCAGCTTTTTAGGACCAAAGACCGAATGGATAATCTGGAAGGATTTGACAATCAAAAGTTCAGTTATGGTTTTTATTTGGCGGCTAATAATTTTGACTACAAGCTGGTGCTCGATCCAAAATTCGGGATGAATGGTCAAAAAAGTTTGGTGCAACCGAAAGCCTTTTACAGTTTCGGCGCCGGTTTGATCGGCAAATTCCGGTTGAATGATAATTTTGATTTAAGAATTGAACCGGGTTTACAATTTGTGGAGCGCGAGATTTATTTCGATACACAATCTAATGATCAATTCGCAGCGGGAACGCCGGCAAATCTTCCTTTTACACCACGAGAATTAACAGAAGCCGATAAATTAAGGACCATAAAATCAACATATGTTGATATCCCTTTATTAATTGAAGTTCATGGGGACCGCTGGTATAACTCCCGTCCTTACGCTGCTGCAGGAATTAATTATATGATGAATCTGCAATCCAACAATAAATCTGAAGATGATAATGAACAGGGAATTTTCCGTACCACTGCGAGTAATTTTGCGTGGTCTGCCGAAGTTGGGATTCAGTTTTATTTCAGTAGATTTAAATTAACCCCCGGTTTCAGAGGAACTTTTATGATTAACAATGAAACAGTCGCAGATAATGCCACAACTCCTCCTTATTGGACATCAGCAATTTCCAGTGCAAAATCCAGAGCCTTTATGTTTGTACTGAAATTTGAGTAA
- a CDS encoding 3-oxoacyl-ACP synthase III family protein, with protein MPNTIIIGSGSCLPTKVVGKEHFMDSVFYTDEGEKIDKPNEEVIQKFIEITEIENRRYLEDGEHNSDLGYRAAKEAIADAKIDQEDLDYIIYASNFGEVNKDGMSNFMPSMSSRVKNKLGIKNRRTVNYDMIFGCPGWVEALIMADTLIKAKKAKLILVVGSETLSRVTDKFDRNKMIFADGAGAVVVKATDDETVGIIADNTICDNGPELYYLENSPSLKLDEDRRPLYIRMHGRKIYEYALKNVPDAIKETIDKANLGIDDIDKILIHQANAKMDYAMISRLFKLYGRTEYDHAIAPMTIQQFGNSSVATIPTMFDLIRKGKLENHAFKDKGNILFASVGAGMNINAVVYRFP; from the coding sequence ATGCCAAATACAATCATAATAGGCTCAGGGAGTTGTCTTCCCACCAAAGTTGTAGGTAAAGAACATTTCATGGATTCTGTTTTCTACACTGATGAAGGTGAGAAAATAGACAAACCCAACGAAGAGGTGATCCAGAAATTTATCGAAATCACCGAAATTGAAAACCGCCGATATCTGGAAGATGGTGAACATAATTCGGACCTTGGCTACCGTGCCGCAAAAGAGGCGATCGCTGATGCAAAAATTGATCAGGAAGATTTAGACTATATTATTTATGCCAGCAATTTTGGTGAAGTTAATAAGGATGGAATGTCGAATTTTATGCCTTCCATGTCTTCCCGAGTGAAGAATAAATTAGGCATCAAAAACAGAAGAACGGTAAATTACGATATGATCTTCGGTTGTCCAGGTTGGGTTGAAGCCCTGATAATGGCAGATACTTTAATTAAAGCAAAAAAGGCAAAATTAATTCTTGTCGTTGGATCTGAAACTTTAAGCAGAGTAACAGATAAGTTCGACCGAAACAAAATGATTTTTGCAGATGGCGCCGGTGCTGTTGTCGTAAAAGCAACTGACGATGAAACCGTAGGAATCATTGCTGATAATACGATTTGTGATAATGGTCCCGAACTTTATTATCTGGAAAATTCTCCTTCTCTAAAATTAGATGAAGACCGCAGACCACTATACATCAGAATGCATGGACGTAAAATTTACGAGTACGCTTTAAAAAACGTGCCGGATGCGATTAAAGAAACCATTGACAAAGCTAATCTAGGCATAGACGACATTGATAAAATCCTTATACATCAAGCCAATGCGAAGATGGATTACGCGATGATCTCCCGTCTCTTTAAACTTTACGGTCGAACAGAATACGATCACGCAATCGCTCCCATGACGATTCAACAATTTGGAAACTCTTCCGTGGCGACAATTCCAACCATGTTTGACCTCATCAGAAAAGGAAAATTGGAAAACCATGCTTTTAAAGACAAAGGAAATATTTTATTTGCGTCTGTAGGAGCCGGAATGAACATCAACGCGGTTGTTTACAGATTCCCTTAA